In Yarrowia lipolytica chromosome 1F, complete sequence, a genomic segment contains:
- a CDS encoding uncharacterized protein (Compare to YALI0F00154g, similar to uniprot|O13396 Neurospora crassa MSH-2 DNA mismatch repair protein MSH2), with product MSRPEFNIDKTEERSLTAFYKGLEEREEPCDNGGTIRVFERPDGYVLFGVDARYVAERVYRTLTALKTTDLKQEYVTIATSGFQNFLRDALLNYGLKVEIYGKVDGKWRMTSWGSPGNLSQVEDLMSGQLNTNPVAIAVKTQGDTVGLAFVDLNNHVLGVSEFEDNECMSNLESLLIQLDVKECITSDDKVKAVIERAGVSRTDAKSSWFNANEVESNLDNLLAEKLQPTSPELSLKNALGSLACLIKYLSLTSDASNHGAFTIKTHTLSQYMKLDASALKALHLMPSVKDSTKSSSLYGLLNVCKTATGSRTLAQWVKQPLMDKQEIEKRHEIVEIFTSSDLLESIRQNLSTIPDLNRLTRKFMRQAASLEDVVRVYQMVATLPHIASGLRAAQSELLEETFLTQLDSIITGLQKFEELVESTIDLNSIDSHEFMINPDMEEGLNDTKARLEACQDRMKDIFASVSDELGMEMDKKLKFENHHVHGWSFRLTRTDASCLRGLSKFKELATLKAGIIFTTNELRSLSNEFTDLSQEYKKIQARLAKEIIEIACSYCPLLERCSAVLGQLDVLTSFASVAIERNYIRPTVVDSDDRKCILTASRHPCLEAQDTFIPNDVHLGQDSKKFLVITGPNMGGKSTFIRQVGVIVLMNQIGCFVPCDRAEISIFDCILARVGAGDSQLKGLSTFMSEMLETSAILKSATDKSLIIIDELGRGTSTYDGFGLAWAISEHIVKMNCFSMFATHFHELTELAKEHPDRVDNLHVAAHVGESSDDITLLYKVVPGVSSKSYGTHVAEVVKFPTKVVNMAKRKAQELDDVNSGTQGKKYASEDLVAGNKLLKEILTEWKSQIKGDEVDGASQLLKTVVDKYKTQMEQNVFINDALASL from the coding sequence ATGTCGCGACCGGAATTCAACATCgacaagaccgaggagcGGTCCTTGACGGCCTTCTACAAGGGGCTCGAGGAGCGAGAGGAGCCCTGCGATAATGGAGGCACCATTCGAGTGTTTGAGCGACCTGACGGATACGTTTTGTTTGGAGTGGACGCTCGATACGTGGCAGAGCGAGTCTACCGAACGCTCACAGCCCTCAAAACCACCGATCTGAAGCAGGAGTACGTCACTATTGCCACTTCTGGCTTCCAGAACTTTCTGCGAGACGCCCTGCTCAACTATGGACTCAAGGTCGAGATCTACGGCAAAGTCGACGGCAAGTGGCGTATGACATCCTGGGGAAGTCCGGGAAACCTGTCTCAGGTCGAGGATCTTATGTCCGGCCAGCTCAACACCAACCCCGTGGCAATTGCTGTCAAGACTCAGGGCGACACTGTTGGTCTGGCGTTTGTGGATCTCAACAACCACGTGCTTGGCGTGTCTGAGTTTGAAGATAACGAGTGCATGAGCAACCTAGAGTCACTTCTGATTCAATTGGACGTAAAGGAGTGCATCACATCCgacgacaaggtcaaggctgTCATTGAACGGGCGGGGGTGTCCCGTACTGATGCAAAGTCTTCCTGGTTCAATGCCAACGAGGTGGAGAGCAACCTAGACAACCTGCTCGCCGAGAAACTGCAACCTACATCTCCCGAACTCAGCCTCAAGAACGCTCTGGGTTCTCTAGCCTGTCTCATCAAGTACCTGTCTTTGACCTCCGACGCTAGCAACCATGGTGCCTTCACTATCAAAACACACACTCTGTCGCAGTACATGAAGCTCGACGCGTCTGCACTCAAGGCTCTGCATCTCATGCCTTCCGTGAAGGATTCTACcaagtcttcttctctctacGGTCTTCTCAACGTCTGTAAGACTGCTACTGGCTCTAGAACTCTCGCCCAGTGGGTCAAGCAGCCTCTTATGGACAAacaggagattgagaagcgGCACGAGATTGTGGAGATTTTTACGAGCAGCGACCTGCTCGAGTCTATCAGACAGAATCTCTCTACGATTCCTGACCTCAACAGACTGACCCGAAAGTTCATGCGACAGGCTGCTTCTCTGGAGGATGTGGTTCGAGTCTATCAGATGGTGGCCACTCTTCCTCACATTGCTTCTGGCCTGCGAGCTGCTCAGTCTGAACTGCTCGAAGAAACTTTCCTGACACAACTGGACTCTATCATTACTGGACTGCAAAAGTTTGAGGAGCTTGTTGAGTCCACCATTGATCTCAACTCGATTGACTCACACGAGTTCATGATCAATCCTGACATGGAGGAAGGTCTGAATGACACAAAGGCCCGTCTGGAGGCCTGCCAAGACCGAATGAAGGACATTTTTGCCTCTGTTTCCGACGAGCTCGGTatggagatggacaagaagctcaagttTGAGAACCATCACGTCCACGGCTGGAGTTTCCGACTCACGCGAACCGACGCCTCATGTCTGCGAGGCCTGtccaagttcaaggagcTTGCCACTCTCAAGGCCGGTATCATTTTTACCACCAACGAGCTGCGAAGCCTCTCCAACGAGTTCACAGATCTATCTCaggagtacaagaagatccaggctcgactggccaaggagatcatcGAGATTGCCTGCTCGTACTGTCCTCTGTTGGAGCGATGCTCGGCTGTTCTGGGCCAGCTGGACGTGCTCACGTCTTTTGCTTCTGTGGCCATTGAGCGAAACTACATCCGGCCTACTGTCGTTGACTCTGACGACAGAAAGTGCATTCTCACAGCCTCCCGACATCCCTGTCTCGAGGCTCAAGATACATTCATTCCTAACGACGTGCATCTCGGCCAGGACAGCAAGAAGTTCCTGGTTATCACTGGCCCCAATATGGGCGGTAAGAGTACTTTTATCCGTCAAGTGGGTGTAATTGTGCTCATGAACCAGATTGGTTGCTTCGTGCCCTGTGACAGGGCCGAGATTTCTATCTTTGACTGCATTCTGGCACGTGTGGGTGCAGGAGACTCGCAGCTCAAGGGTCTGTCTACCTTCATGAGTGAGATGCTGGAGACCTCTGCTATTCTCAAGAGTGCCACAGACAAGTCTCTGATCATCATTGACGAGTTGGGCCGAGGTACGTCTACGTATGACGGATTTGGACTCGCCTGGGCCATTTCCGAACACATTGTCAAGATGAACTGCTTCAGCATGTTCGCCACACACTTCCACGAGCTTACTGAGCTGGCGAAGGAGCACCCTGATCGTGTGGACAACCTGCATGTTGCTGCTCACGTTGGAGAGTCATCTGATGACATCACTCTGCTCTATAAGGTCGTTCCTGGCGTATCCTCCAAGTCCTATGGTACTCACGTAGCTGAGGTGGTCAAGTTCCCTAccaaggtggtcaacaTGGCAAAGAGAAAGGCTCAGGAGCTGGATGACGTCAATTCAGGCACCCAGGGCAAAAAATACGCTTCTGAGGATCTGGTTGCCGGAAATAAGCTTCTTAAGGAGATTTTGACCGAGTGGAAGTCGCAGATCAAGGGTGACGAGGTGGATGGGGCCTCtcagctgctcaagactGTGGTCGATAAGTATAAGACACAGATGGAGCAGAATGTGTTCATCAATGATGCACTTGCCAGTTTATAG